The Prinia subflava isolate CZ2003 ecotype Zambia chromosome 13, Cam_Psub_1.2, whole genome shotgun sequence genome contains a region encoding:
- the SIAH1 gene encoding E3 ubiquitin-protein ligase SIAH1 isoform X2: protein MSSEEEPSLFSGEMSRQTATALPTGTSKCTPSQRVPALTGTTASNNDLASLFECPVCFDYVLPPILQCQSGHLVCSNCRPKLTCCPTCRGPLGSIRNLAMEKVANSVLFPCKYASSGCEITLPHTEKADHEELCEFRPYSCPCPGASCKWQGSLDAVMPHLMHQHKSITTLQGEDIVFLATDINLPGAVDWVMMQSCFGFHFMLVLEKQEKYDGHQQFFAIVQLIGTRKQAENFAYRLELNGHRRRLTWEATPRSIHEGIATAIMNSDCLVFDTSIAQLFAENGNLGINVTISMC from the coding sequence AAATGAGCCGTCAGACCGCCACAGCACTACCCACAGGTACCTCCAAGTGCACGCCATCGCAGAGGGTGCCCGCGCTGACGGGCACCACAGCTTCCAACAATGACTTGGCCAGTCTCTTTGAGTGCCCCGTGTGCTTTGACTATGTGCTGCCGCCCATCCTGCAGTGTCAGAGCGGCCATCTGGTCTGTAGCAACTGTCGCCCCAAGCTCACGTGCTGCCCCACCTGCCGAGGCCCGCTGGGCTCCATCCGTAACCTGGCTATGGAGAAAGTTGCCAATTCCGTACTCTTCCCGTGTAAATACGCCTCGTCGGGCTGCGAGATAACCTTGccacacacagagaaagcagaCCACGAGGAGCTGTGTGAGTTCAGGCCTtactcctgcccctgccccggTGCTTCGTGTAAGTGGCAAGGCTCTCTGGATGCCGTAATGCCGCACCTGATGCATCAGCACAAGTCCATTACGACGCTGCAGGGAGAAGATATAGTGTTCCTGGCCACGGACATTAATCTTCCTGGTGCTGTTGACTGGGTTATGATGCAGTCTTGTTTTGGCTTTCATTTCATGCTCGTGttggagaaacaggaaaaatacgATGGTCACCAGCAGTTCTTTGCAATTGTACAGCTGATAGGAACGCGCAAGCAGGCAGAAAACTTTGCTTACCGACTCGAGCTAAACGGGCATAGGCGGCGATTGACTTGGGAAGCAACTCCTCGATCCATTCATGAGGGAATTGCCACGGCCATTATGAACAGTGACTGTCTAGTCTTTGACACCAGCATTGCACAGCTCTTTGCAGAAAATGGCAATTTAGGCATCAACGTAACTATATCCATGTGTTGA
- the SIAH1 gene encoding E3 ubiquitin-protein ligase SIAH1 isoform X3 encodes MLLATEMSRQTATALPTGTSKCTPSQRVPALTGTTASNNDLASLFECPVCFDYVLPPILQCQSGHLVCSNCRPKLTCCPTCRGPLGSIRNLAMEKVANSVLFPCKYASSGCEITLPHTEKADHEELCEFRPYSCPCPGASCKWQGSLDAVMPHLMHQHKSITTLQGEDIVFLATDINLPGAVDWVMMQSCFGFHFMLVLEKQEKYDGHQQFFAIVQLIGTRKQAENFAYRLELNGHRRRLTWEATPRSIHEGIATAIMNSDCLVFDTSIAQLFAENGNLGINVTISMC; translated from the exons ATGCTTTTAGCAACAG AAATGAGCCGTCAGACCGCCACAGCACTACCCACAGGTACCTCCAAGTGCACGCCATCGCAGAGGGTGCCCGCGCTGACGGGCACCACAGCTTCCAACAATGACTTGGCCAGTCTCTTTGAGTGCCCCGTGTGCTTTGACTATGTGCTGCCGCCCATCCTGCAGTGTCAGAGCGGCCATCTGGTCTGTAGCAACTGTCGCCCCAAGCTCACGTGCTGCCCCACCTGCCGAGGCCCGCTGGGCTCCATCCGTAACCTGGCTATGGAGAAAGTTGCCAATTCCGTACTCTTCCCGTGTAAATACGCCTCGTCGGGCTGCGAGATAACCTTGccacacacagagaaagcagaCCACGAGGAGCTGTGTGAGTTCAGGCCTtactcctgcccctgccccggTGCTTCGTGTAAGTGGCAAGGCTCTCTGGATGCCGTAATGCCGCACCTGATGCATCAGCACAAGTCCATTACGACGCTGCAGGGAGAAGATATAGTGTTCCTGGCCACGGACATTAATCTTCCTGGTGCTGTTGACTGGGTTATGATGCAGTCTTGTTTTGGCTTTCATTTCATGCTCGTGttggagaaacaggaaaaatacgATGGTCACCAGCAGTTCTTTGCAATTGTACAGCTGATAGGAACGCGCAAGCAGGCAGAAAACTTTGCTTACCGACTCGAGCTAAACGGGCATAGGCGGCGATTGACTTGGGAAGCAACTCCTCGATCCATTCATGAGGGAATTGCCACGGCCATTATGAACAGTGACTGTCTAGTCTTTGACACCAGCATTGCACAGCTCTTTGCAGAAAATGGCAATTTAGGCATCAACGTAACTATATCCATGTGTTGA
- the SIAH1 gene encoding E3 ubiquitin-protein ligase SIAH1 isoform X1, whose translation MTARSVSSGPYSWKGVWSACLPGTKTCKGKEMSRQTATALPTGTSKCTPSQRVPALTGTTASNNDLASLFECPVCFDYVLPPILQCQSGHLVCSNCRPKLTCCPTCRGPLGSIRNLAMEKVANSVLFPCKYASSGCEITLPHTEKADHEELCEFRPYSCPCPGASCKWQGSLDAVMPHLMHQHKSITTLQGEDIVFLATDINLPGAVDWVMMQSCFGFHFMLVLEKQEKYDGHQQFFAIVQLIGTRKQAENFAYRLELNGHRRRLTWEATPRSIHEGIATAIMNSDCLVFDTSIAQLFAENGNLGINVTISMC comes from the exons ATGACGGCCAGATCGGTCTCCAGCGGGCCGTATTCCTGGAAGGGCGTCTGGTCTGCGTGCTTGCCGGGGACTAAAACCTGCAAGGGGAAAG AAATGAGCCGTCAGACCGCCACAGCACTACCCACAGGTACCTCCAAGTGCACGCCATCGCAGAGGGTGCCCGCGCTGACGGGCACCACAGCTTCCAACAATGACTTGGCCAGTCTCTTTGAGTGCCCCGTGTGCTTTGACTATGTGCTGCCGCCCATCCTGCAGTGTCAGAGCGGCCATCTGGTCTGTAGCAACTGTCGCCCCAAGCTCACGTGCTGCCCCACCTGCCGAGGCCCGCTGGGCTCCATCCGTAACCTGGCTATGGAGAAAGTTGCCAATTCCGTACTCTTCCCGTGTAAATACGCCTCGTCGGGCTGCGAGATAACCTTGccacacacagagaaagcagaCCACGAGGAGCTGTGTGAGTTCAGGCCTtactcctgcccctgccccggTGCTTCGTGTAAGTGGCAAGGCTCTCTGGATGCCGTAATGCCGCACCTGATGCATCAGCACAAGTCCATTACGACGCTGCAGGGAGAAGATATAGTGTTCCTGGCCACGGACATTAATCTTCCTGGTGCTGTTGACTGGGTTATGATGCAGTCTTGTTTTGGCTTTCATTTCATGCTCGTGttggagaaacaggaaaaatacgATGGTCACCAGCAGTTCTTTGCAATTGTACAGCTGATAGGAACGCGCAAGCAGGCAGAAAACTTTGCTTACCGACTCGAGCTAAACGGGCATAGGCGGCGATTGACTTGGGAAGCAACTCCTCGATCCATTCATGAGGGAATTGCCACGGCCATTATGAACAGTGACTGTCTAGTCTTTGACACCAGCATTGCACAGCTCTTTGCAGAAAATGGCAATTTAGGCATCAACGTAACTATATCCATGTGTTGA
- the SIAH1 gene encoding E3 ubiquitin-protein ligase SIAH1 isoform X4, with amino-acid sequence MSRQTATALPTGTSKCTPSQRVPALTGTTASNNDLASLFECPVCFDYVLPPILQCQSGHLVCSNCRPKLTCCPTCRGPLGSIRNLAMEKVANSVLFPCKYASSGCEITLPHTEKADHEELCEFRPYSCPCPGASCKWQGSLDAVMPHLMHQHKSITTLQGEDIVFLATDINLPGAVDWVMMQSCFGFHFMLVLEKQEKYDGHQQFFAIVQLIGTRKQAENFAYRLELNGHRRRLTWEATPRSIHEGIATAIMNSDCLVFDTSIAQLFAENGNLGINVTISMC; translated from the coding sequence ATGAGCCGTCAGACCGCCACAGCACTACCCACAGGTACCTCCAAGTGCACGCCATCGCAGAGGGTGCCCGCGCTGACGGGCACCACAGCTTCCAACAATGACTTGGCCAGTCTCTTTGAGTGCCCCGTGTGCTTTGACTATGTGCTGCCGCCCATCCTGCAGTGTCAGAGCGGCCATCTGGTCTGTAGCAACTGTCGCCCCAAGCTCACGTGCTGCCCCACCTGCCGAGGCCCGCTGGGCTCCATCCGTAACCTGGCTATGGAGAAAGTTGCCAATTCCGTACTCTTCCCGTGTAAATACGCCTCGTCGGGCTGCGAGATAACCTTGccacacacagagaaagcagaCCACGAGGAGCTGTGTGAGTTCAGGCCTtactcctgcccctgccccggTGCTTCGTGTAAGTGGCAAGGCTCTCTGGATGCCGTAATGCCGCACCTGATGCATCAGCACAAGTCCATTACGACGCTGCAGGGAGAAGATATAGTGTTCCTGGCCACGGACATTAATCTTCCTGGTGCTGTTGACTGGGTTATGATGCAGTCTTGTTTTGGCTTTCATTTCATGCTCGTGttggagaaacaggaaaaatacgATGGTCACCAGCAGTTCTTTGCAATTGTACAGCTGATAGGAACGCGCAAGCAGGCAGAAAACTTTGCTTACCGACTCGAGCTAAACGGGCATAGGCGGCGATTGACTTGGGAAGCAACTCCTCGATCCATTCATGAGGGAATTGCCACGGCCATTATGAACAGTGACTGTCTAGTCTTTGACACCAGCATTGCACAGCTCTTTGCAGAAAATGGCAATTTAGGCATCAACGTAACTATATCCATGTGTTGA